The Arachis ipaensis cultivar K30076 chromosome B07, Araip1.1, whole genome shotgun sequence genome includes a window with the following:
- the LOC107610081 gene encoding uncharacterized protein LOC107610081 → MGSACCVAAKDHTLSNRGAGESLHRNVVCSPSWSFRWDSWGHVAGEIEDPSFHTSRRVSRNISMELKGSLSSERGNLSDGGSTLENSVTPISQKSPVHERLVANQMTPSSNLSLSSNCSTVVKNLAESPEIAESSMPNVSYSIPSVFSTPTTDPLPNHNDHNLPNSMPSRWAHRSPGHPLLRQISDSRILGLKSPDNSISEGRPSFVLSTCSNDMATGSQCGSSDGWSMRTFSELVASSQKERWSFDSEYFGSGRLKISGASSRFSYSPSMDLQSCGACSRLLTERSAWGNQKFFTSSDVSVVAVLVCGHVYHADCLETMTPETDSYDPACPICMVGEKHLSKLSRKSEMKAKNHKISRNRVVDSYLDGGLDVFDRQKGVEWGGKSSKMEASSSTRSNSVGKPFLRRHFSLGSKWSRSLSENDSARKKGFWARHRKD, encoded by the exons ATGGGATCAGCTTGTTGTGTTGCTGCAAAGGATCATACACTTTCCAACAGAGGTGCAGGTGAAAGTTTACATAGAAATGTTGTATGTTCGCCTTCGTGGAGCTTTCGATGGGATAGTTGGGGCCATGTTGCTGGTGAAATTGAGGATCCTTCCTTTCACACGTCACGCAGAGTCAGCAGAAATATCAGCATGGAGCTCAAAGGGTCACTAAGTTCTGAAAGAGGCAATTTATCTGATGGGGGAAGCACCCTGGAGAATTCTGTAACACCTATTTCTCAGAAGTCCCCTGTGCATGAGCGACTGGTCGCAAATCAGATGACCCCATCTTCAA ATCTTTCCTTGTCAAGCAATTGCTCTACAGTG GTGAAAAATTTGGCAGAATCACCGGAAATTGCAGAATCTTCAATGCCAAATGTTTCGTATTCAATACCTTCAGTTTTCTCAACACCTACAACCGATCCATTGCCTAATCATAATGATCACAATCTACCTAATTCAATGCCATCGAGATGGGCTCATAGATCTCCAGGACACCCCCTTTTGAGACAAATATCTGACAGCCGAATTCTGGGTCTGAAGTCACCGGACAACTCTATTTCTGAGGGAAGACCGTCATTTGTACTCTCCACTTGCAGTAATGACATGGCAACTGGATCCCAATGTGGGTCATCTGATGGCTGGTCTATGCGAACCTTTTCTGAGCTGGTCGCTTCGTCTCAAAAGGAACGGTGGTCTTTTGATAGCGAGTATTTTGGTTCAGGACGTCTTAAGATAAGTGGAGCTAGTAGTAGGTTCTCGTATTCACCCTCAATGGATTTACAATCTTGTGGGGCATGCTCGAGGCTCTTGACCGAGAGATCTGCATGGGGTAACCAGAAATTTTTTACCAGCAGTGATGTCTCGGTTGTTGCCGTTCTTGTCTGTGGTCATGTATATCATGCAGACTGCTTGGAAACTATGACACCGGAGACAGATAGTTATGATCCAGCCTGTCCAATTTGTATGGTCGGAGAGAAGCACTTGTCGAAGTTATCACGAAAATCAGAGATGAAGGCCAAGAACCACAAGATATCCCGAAACCGGGTTGTTGACAGCTATCTTGATGGTGGGTTAGATGTATTTGATCGCCAAAAAGGGGTTGAATGGGGTGGGAAATCTTCAAAGATGGAAGCCAGCTCCAGTACAAGGAGTAACTCAGTTGGAAAACCATTCTTAAGGCGGCATTTTTCACTCGGATCCAAGTGGAGCCGATCCCTGTCGGAGAATGATTCTGCGAGGAAGAAGGGTTTCTGGGCACGGCATCGTAAAGATTGA
- the LOC107608094 gene encoding BEL1-like homeodomain protein 11: MSNSITNQNQFEGQELDAAYGSCLRNNPAFTTESIGGVYPIMEPHHHALASGSEMSHTRHLMDLLGAAANESNHHHHNHHQRQPQGLSLSLGSHMIVPSHDEYSRHNSRSFIHGFMNPNNYFIPAQDSRAVENNLTSDYYFNSATTTTTFASSSASFGSESFAALIGNSRYLKPVQSLLEDLVDVGGNVVDRINDKYVEKLFHGGRNSSRTLSSQFRNNINTGVLSAEKQENQIKIAKLISLLDEVEGRYEKYYHQMEQVVASFEMIAGEGAAKCYTALALQAMARHFCNLRDAIMSQINLEKKKLLQDLPKQLNNGLSQLSLFDRDTSRQSRMSSLQQLGMIQSQRSQQVWRPIRGLPETSVAILRSWLFEHFLHPYPNDSEKLMLASQTGLTKNQVSNWFINARVRLWKPMIEEMYEQEFGDSSEDSNPQPDFTTDDATHCHHHDSN, translated from the exons ATGTCAAACTCCATCACCAATCAAAACCAATTTGAGGGGCAAGAGTTAGATGCTGCTTATGGTTCTTGTTTGAGAAACAACCCTGCATTCACTACTGAGTCCATAGGAGGAGTGTATCCCATTATGGAACCTCACCATCATGCACTAGCTTCAGGCTCTGAGATGAGTCACACAAGGCATTTGATGGATCTTCTTGGAGCAGCTGCTAATGAGagcaatcatcatcatcataatcatcacCAACGACAACCTCAAGGGCTCTCTCTTTCCTTAGGGTCTCACATGATTGTTCCTTCTCATGATGAATACAGTAGGCATAATAGTAGATCCTTCATTCATGGTTTCATGAACCCCAATAATTACTTCATCCCTGCCCAAGATTCAAGGGCAGTGGAGAATAATCTAACCAGTGACTACTACTTCAACAgtgccaccaccaccactactttTGCTTCATCTTCTGCCTCTTTTGGAAGTGAATCTTTTGCTGCTCTCATTGGGAACTCTAGGTACCTCAAACCAGTACAGTCCCTTCTTGAAGATCTTGTTGATGTTGGTGGAAACGTGGTTGATAGAATCAATGACAAGTATGTGGAGAAGTTGTTCCATGGTGGCAGGAACAGTTCCCGAACACTCTCCTCACAGTTCAGGAACAACATAAACACTGGTGTCTTGTCagctgaaaaacaagaaaatcaaatCAAGATTGCAAAGTTGATTTCTTTGTTGGACGAG GTAGAAGGGAGGTATGAGAAATACTACCATCAAATGGAACAAGTGGTGGCATCGTTTGAGATGATAGCAGGTGAAGGAGCAGCAAAATGTTACACTGCATTGGCACTACAAGCCATGGCTAGGCACTTCTGCAACCTCAGAGATGCAATAATGTCACAGATAAATTTGGAGAAAAAGAAACTGTTGCAAGATTTGCCTAAACAACTCAACAATGGGTTATCTCAACTAAGCCTATTTGATAGAGACACAAGTAGACAAAGCAGAATGTCTTCTCTCCAACAACTTGGGATGATCCAAAGTCAACGCAGCCAACAAGTTTGGAGACCCATCAGAGGCTTACCTGAAACCTCTGTTGCAATTCTACGTTCTTGGCTCTTTGAGCACTTTCTCCACCC TTATCCTAATGATTCTGAGAAATTAATGTTAGCGTCCCAGACAGGTTTAACTAAAAACCAA GTGTCGAATTGGTTCATAAATGCAAGGGTACGGCTATGGAAACCAATGATAGAAGAAATGTACGAACAAGAGTTTGGAGACTCTTCAGAAGACTCCAACCCACAACCTGATTTCACCACCGATGATGCTACTCACTGCCACCACCACGATtcaaattaa
- the LOC107610079 gene encoding uncharacterized protein LOC107610079 — translation MLVAFLSLSTAMVLFIRPNSSVPCTPTTAADNNHFVDQDNQIRSSLQLGNAPSPLDFMKSKLVLMVSHELSLSGGPLLLMELAFLLRGVGADVVWITNQKPPEPDQVIYSLESKMLDRGVQVLPAKGEKAVDTAIKADLVILNTAVAGKWLDAVLKEKVSLVLPKVLWWIHEMRGHYFKVEYVKHLPFVAGAMIDSHTTADYWKNRTRERLGIKMPETYVVHLGNSKELMDVAEDSVAKRVLREHVRESLGVRNDDLLFAIINSVSRGKGQDLFLRSFYESLQLIQEKKLQVPTLHAVVVGSDMNAQTKFETELRKFVAEKRIQDRVHFVNKTLAVAPYLASIDVLVQNSQARGECFGRITIEAMAFRLPVLGTAAGGTMEIVVNGTTGFLHPVGKEGVTPLANNIVKMATHVEKRLTMGKKGYERVKERFLEHHMAQRIALVLKDVLQKAAMQN, via the exons ATGTTAGTGGCATTTTTGTCTCTCTCCACTGCCATGGTTCTCTTCATCAGACCCAACAGCTCCGTTCCCTGCACCCCCACTACCGCCGCCGACAACAACCACTTCGTAGACCAAGACAATCAGATTCGCTCCTCTCTCCAACTCGGAAACGCTCCCTCTCCCCTTGATTTCATGAAGTCCAAGCTCGTTCTCATGGTTTCCCACGAGCTCTCTCTTTCAG GTGGTCCTTTGTTACTGATGGAGTTGGCTTTTCTGCTGAGGGGAGTTGGTGCTGATGTTGTTTGGATCACAAATCAGAAGCCTCCAGAACCTGACCAAGTCATTTACAGTTTGGAGAGCAAGATGTTGGACAGAGGAGTTCAG GTTCTGCCTGCAAAAGGTGAAAAGGCTGTGGATACAGCTATTAAGGCTGATCTAGTCATTCTTAACACTGCTGTAGCCGGCAAGTGGCTTGATGCCGTTCTCAAGGAGAAAGTTTCCCTTGTTCTTCCAAAGGTTTTATGGTGGATTCATGAAATGCGAGGGCATTATTTCAAAGTGGAATATGTTAAGCACCTCCCTTTTGTTGCAGGTGCCATGATTGATTCTCATACTACTGCTGACTACTGGAAGAATAGGACCAGGGAACGTTTAGG CATTAAAATGCCTGAAACTTACGTCGTACATCTTGGAAATAGCAAGGAGCTTATGGATGTTGCAGAAGATAGTGTAGCAAAGAGGGTTCTTCGCGAGCATGTTCGAGAATCTCTTGGAGTGAGAAATGATGATCTACTTTTTGCCATCATAAATA GTGTTTCACGTGGTAAAGGACAGGATCTATTTCTCCGATCCTTTTATGAAAGTTTGCAACTCATACAGGAGAAGAAACTGCAGGTGCCAACTTTGCATGCTGTAGTTGTGGGTAGTGATATGAACGCTCAGACAAAGTTTGAAACTGAGCTGCGCAAATTTGTTGCGGAGAAAAGGATTCAGGACCGTGTTCACTTTGTTAACAAAACCCTGGCAGTGGCTCCTTACTTGGCTTCgattgatgttcttgttcaaaaTTCTCAG GCACGAGGAGAATGTTTTGGAAGGATAACCATTGAAGCAATGGCATTTCGCCTGCCTGTACTG GGAACTGCAGCGGGAGGGACAATGGAGATTGTGGTGAATGGGACAACCGGTTTCCTACACCCTGTTGGAAAAGAAGGCGTGACCCCTCTTGCAAATAACATTGTGAAAATGGCAACTCATGTTGAGAAGAGGTTGACTATGGGGAAGAAAGGGTATGAGAGAGTGAAGGAGAGGTTTCTGGAGCACCATATGGCACAGAGAATTGCACTGGTTCTTAAGGATGTTTTGCAGAAGGCGGCCATGCAGAATTAA
- the LOC107610080 gene encoding 26S protease regulatory subunit S10B homolog B: MADAEDAVRRRNAVADYRKKLLQHKELESRVRSVRENLRASKKEFNKTEDDLKSLQSVGQIIGEVLRPLDNERLIVKASSGPRYVVGCRSKVDKEKLTSGTRVVLDMTTLTIMRALPREVDPVVYNMLHEDPGNVSYSAVGGLSDQIRELRESIELPLMNPELFLRVGIKPPKGVLLYGPPGTGKTLLARAIASNIDANFLKVVSSAIIDKYIGESARLIREMFGYARDHQPCIIFMDEIDAIGGRRFSEGTSADREIQRTLMELLNQLDGFDQLGKVKMIMATNRPDVLDPALLRPGRLDRKIEIPLPNEQSRMEILKIHAAGIAKHGEIDYEAVVKLAEGFNGADLRNVCTEAGMSAIRAERDYVIHEDFMKAVRKLNDAKKLESSAHYNADFGKE; the protein is encoded by the exons ATGGCCGATGCCGAAGATGCCGTGCGACGCCGTAACGCCGTCGCTGACTACCGGAAGAAACTCCTTCAGcacaaggaattggaatccagaGTCCGATCCG TGAGGGAGAATTTACGAGCCTCAAAGAAAGAATTCAACAAAACAGAAGATGATTTGAAGTCTCTTCAAAGTGTTGGGCAGATCATTGGCGAAGTTCTCAGGCCTCTTGATAATGAACGCT TGATTGTTAAAGCAAGCAGCGGTCCAAGGTATGTGGTTGGCTGCCGCAGTAAAGTGGACAAGGAAAAATTGACTTCTGGTACAAGAGTGGTTCTTGATATGACAACACTCACCATAATGCGTGCTCTTCCACGTGAA GTTGATCCTGTAGTTTACAATATGCTGCATGAAGATCCTGGGAATGTCAGTTACTCTGCCGTTGGTGGTTTATCTGATCAGATAAGAGAATTGAGGGAATCAATTGAGTTGCCTCTGATGAATCCCGAGCTCTTTCTTCGAGTTGGAATTAAACCTCCTAAG GGTGTTCTCCTCTACGGACCTCCTGGTACTGGTAAAACATTGTTGGCTAGGGCGATTGCCAGCAATATAGATGCTAACTTCTTAAAG GTTGTTTCAAGTGCCATAATTGATAAGTACATTGGAGAAAGTGCTAGGTTGATTAGGGAAATGTTTGGGTATGCACGTGATCATCAG CCCTGCATAATTTTTATGGATGAGATCGATGCCATTGGTGGTCGTCGTTTTAGTGAGGGAACAAGTGCAGATCGTGAGATTCAAAGAACATTGATGGAGCTGCTTAATCAACTTGATGGGTTTGATCAACTTGGGAAG GTTAAAATGATAATGGCAACAAATCGACCTGATGTACTTGACCCTGCTCTCCTGCGTCCTGGGAGATTGGATAGAAAAATAGAAATTCCTTTGCCCAATGAACAATCAAGGATGGAAATTCTCAAGATTCATGCTGCTGGAATTGCTAAGCATGGTGAAATAGACTATGAAGCTGTTGTGAAGCTTGCCGAG GGATTTAATGGAGCTGATCTTCGGAATGTCTGCACAGAAGCTGGAATGTCCGCAATTCGTGCAGAGCGTGATTATGTGATCCACGAAGATTTTATGAAG GCTGTTAGGAAACTGAATGACGCAAAGAAACTTGAATCGAGTGCACACTACAATGCGGATTTCGGTAAAGAATAG
- the LOC107610078 gene encoding LOW QUALITY PROTEIN: BEL1-like homeodomain protein 3 (The sequence of the model RefSeq protein was modified relative to this genomic sequence to represent the inferred CDS: inserted 2 bases in 1 codon; added 44 bases not found in genome assembly) → MYPNQAFSSGSYAEMLSGNPLLSHNYNNNGSVGAPNMVDPACNSFVEGEQNVHGQGLSLSLGTSVPSFQYQYDGTASAAAECMVSLSSGGFHESAKREGLYNSNNSDPCIQGSFSNGVLNSHYLKAAQELLDEIVGVRKALLKQPGMEKQEKFNNVIDGGSKDSDGKCNSQSLQNNVKPPNELSAEERQSLLEKKTKLLTLLDEVDKKYRQYCHQMQIVVXGEQEGIPRLRYVDQQLRQQKALQQLGVMRQAWRPQRGLPETSVSILRAWLFEHFLHPYPKDSEKIMLARQTGLTRNQVANWFINARVRLWKPMVEEMYKEEFGDSDNISCNIRSEGIVKSKRDDAQASDNKGEDDSQDNLATLADSVQQEGHFHKHASCSMDENNNNGVYSCGSIMGCSTSPAAYDFAELGNFTSTMGGHVSLALELRNCERDGFGGMSDNDGIHKKRRNHNQGLASSSSSSSPETDHLLDYHFTDSGKQQHRFSSNPHLLHEFVV, encoded by the exons ATGtatcccaaccaagcattttcttCAGGATCCTATGCTGAGATGTTGTCTGGGAATCCTTTATTGTCTCATAACTACAACAATAATGGATCTGTTGGAGCACCAAACATGGTTGATCCAGCATGCAATTCTTTTGTAGAAGGTGAACAAAATGTACATGGCCAAGGCTTATCTCTTAGTCTAGGTACATCTGTTCCTTCCTTTCAATACCAGTATGATGGCACTGCTTCTGCTGCTGCTGAATGCATGGTATCTTTATCTTCTGGAGGCTTTCATGAAAGTGCCAAAAGAGAGGGTTTGTACAATTCCAATAACTCTGATCCATGCATTCAAGGATCATTCTCAAACGGTGTATTGAACTCACACTATCTTAAGGCAGCACAGGAGTTACTTGATGAAATAGTTGGTGTCCGAAAGGCTTTGTTGAAGCAACCTGgaatggagaaacaagaaaagttcAATAATGTCATTGATGGTGGCTCCAAGGATTCTGATGGAAAATGTAACAGTCAATCTCTGCAAAATAATGTCAAACCTCCTAATGAATTATCAGCTGAAGAACGCCAGAGTTTATTAGAAAAGAAGACAAAGCTTCTGACCTTGTTGGATGAG GTGGATAAGAAATACAGACAGTACTGTCATCAGATGCAGATTGTGGT TGGGGAACAAGAAGGGATACCGCGTCTTCGTTATGTTGATCAACAGCTTAGACAGCAAAAGGCACTTCAGCAACTTGGTGTAATGAGACAAGCTTGGAGGCCTCAGAGGGGTCTCCCCGAAACCTCTGTCTCAATACTTCGCGCTTGGCTTTTCGAACATTTTCTTCACCC GTATCCCAAGGATTCAGAGAAAATCATGCTGGCAAGACAGACAGGCCTGACCAGAAACCAG GTGGCAAATTGGTTCATCAATGCACGGGTGCGGCTATGGAAGCCGATGGTTGAAGAAATGTATAAAGAAGAGTTTGGTGATTCTGATAACATAAGCTGCAATATTCGATCCGAAGGCATTGTGAAAAGTAAAAGAGATGATGCTCAAGCCTCTGATAACAAAGGGGAAGATGATTCACAAGACAATTTAGCAACCCTTGCTGATAGTGTCCAACAAGAAGGGCATTTTCATAAACATGCATCATGTTCCATGGATGAGAACAACAATAATGGGGTTTATAGTTGTGGAAGCATAATGGGTTGTAGTACTAGTCCTGCTGCATATGATTTTGCAGAGTTGGGTAACTTTACATCTACCATGGGTGGCCACGTGTCTCTTGCATTGGAATTGAGGAACTGTGAAAGGGATGGGTTTGGTGGCATGTCTGATAATGATGGCATCCACAAGAAAAGACGTAATCATAATCAGGGtttggcttcttcttcttcttcttcctccccaGAGACTGATCACCTGCTAGATTATCATTTCACAGATT CATGAGTTTGTTGTCTGA